The Archocentrus centrarchus isolate MPI-CPG fArcCen1 chromosome 1, fArcCen1, whole genome shotgun sequence genome includes the window GcacctcttctttctctggatTTGGATCCTCAGTCATAACAACTGCACTTAGACGAAGAACCATGTTCCACTTCCCCCTGTCGCTAAGGTGTTATTTGAGGACAAACAGAGGCAGAAACAGTTCTGCCTGCGCTTCTCATTTTATCTGAAAGCTGTGCTGAAACTCCCTCAGTCCAAGTTGAGCCCTTCTGAAAGAATACAGCGATAAgacacaaagtaaaacaaagccGAGACCAACACTACAAAACTATTCGGGCAATGATGACAAAGATGTTTGTTCATGCCAGCGCAGCTGGTGCTCTCTCCACTGGGTCCTGGTgagagccagcagcagctgtcacCTCTGTGGCAGCAGATGGGTCACTAAGACCCGGGGATAAGGATCTGCTTCAAGATGTTGCTCTCCAGCCTCATATCAATGCCCCAAGAGACAAATGCAAAGGAGCAGTTCATTGGCCTTTATTCATTTACCTCTTGAATAGCAGTGGTAGAGGCAATATTATTCACCTAAAGTGAATTAGTCATTTCTTTAATTTACTCATTAACCTTTGGACTTGTTGCAAAACACGATCTTCTTTCAAgctaaaaatatctaaaaaaagaaaaaaacccacaaaaacaaaaaaccaaaaaaccaaaaacaaaacccacacaCAAAAGTAGCTGCATCATAAATGTGatacattttttgtaattaatttttttttgttaataaaaaatTTGATAAATTTACACTCcattaacagctgtttttaagtGAATTTGCTTGTAAAAGAAAGAagccctttttaaaaataagcaaTCCAAAACAAAAGTATTTGAAATGATTAACTGTACTGTATGAGGTGGCTTTTAAATGGACTGATTTTACATAGTGCTTCTCTGACTGAcctctcaaaacatttttttacgcTTTTTATTCTGACATTCACGCAGCAACTTAGGCATATTTGCAGTTAAATATCTTTCCCAAGATATTTTCAtcatgcagtgaaggaggtggGCATCAAACcatctgctttctttttaaatgagctGCAGTCGGGATGCGAGCCACATACTGAGTCCTGTGGCTCAGGAGACCCACCATAGGATCCCcatcattttaaagttaaaagtGAATAACTTTAAGCTATGAAAGCCTCCATGAACTCTGAATGTAATTAAAGATTTTTGTTCTCCTACGAACAGCTTAAGTCCAGAAAGGAATTATTTTTAAGCAGTGTTCATTACAGCACCACCAGCACCAACAGTAATTTCAAAGATAGTGTGAACTAAGGTTGGATGAGTTACAGCActttattttgaagaaaaaaactgtgaatgttatattttgtgttaaaatacaaaaattcagTTGTTTGAATTATCAAGTTGCCAATAAATTATAAAACGTGGGCAGATTTGGTGATAGTATTGTTGTCGTGACTTCAGGATTCAGCACACGTTCAGCATGCTGCTCCACAGGACGTCgcaggaaatcattcctaccTCTGGCCCTCAAACTCTACAGCTCCTCCCTATGACTCTAATCACGATTACAGACTGACACTGGATTATTTCACTTCTTGTATATGTGGGACATAATACTGAAGAGCTCTGTTCAATTCTGGAGGATTTATTTGACATATTAACATAGttaatatttttgtatatttcctTTTCTGATTCTGACTGACTGTTTGGGTAAAATAACTAAAGCCAAATGATTTCCTTTAATAAGGTGAATTTTTATGTTCATTAGCACCTTTCTGCATTGACtgataataaatatttcaaagtGACATAGTTATAGCTACTTTAGATATCCACACACAGAATGAAGacctttatttgttatttatttaattttaactttaattacCTACAATACGATGACTCttaagattaaaaatctcttttgcaAGCGTGTCCTGGCAAAGACAGACAGTAGCTGCATAGATGAGTAACACAGCAAAAATCCTCAAAGTTAgagagaaaattacaaaaacaaccaaaatttGTGAACTTATTTATGATTTACCTCAGATATGGGAAATGGgtagtttgcttttgttttaggTTGCAAAGAACTGATAAATAAATTACTCTGATGTGGCATCCACCCTGGAGCCtaatgacaccccccccccccccccccaaaaaaaaaaaaaaactctaaccTATAAACCTTTTGTTTTATATGGTAGCAACATCCTTGGTCTTGACCTTAAAAGAAGCTTAGAGTTACATAAGAAAGATATCCTGTGAGAAACAAGAAAAGTCCCATGTGACAATACTATTCATTTTAAACTCTTGAAACTGATTTATGATGTTGTAGGGAAATTGCTCTTTTCAGACCAAACATGGCCAACAACACAGTGTAGCCTCATAGTAGCcaataaaatctattttttgcCACGAATTTTTTATAAATGATCACCCGACATCTTAGTCATATACAGTCAGCTTAAATCTAATTTCGGTTTAGAACAGCTGCCTGATCCTATTCTGAactatcattttctttttatgttggataaaaaaaatattcatgcaACTGTTGTAAGTTGCAGCTCTACAAAATGTGCTACAAGGTTGTCTTGTTTGGGAAAAGAGTAAATTTGGCTGTACTGGCCTGATCCTTCACGTAATTAAGAGTACAGCTAATTTGAGCGTTTGTGCGTATAAATGAGTAGGCAGGCTTTTTCATACAGGAAATACTGGAGATTTTGTAATTTATTAAATAGATGCAGATAGCatgcaagacaaaaaaaactgcttagAGTAAGCAATGCTAGATTTGTAATGTCAAATATTACCATTAAAGCTAAAGCATTTAGAAAATGAGCACCATTCAAcgtatagtatatatataaaatataatagtaTATATagtagtatagtatagtatagtatataaCAGTATATATAATAGAAGTCTGGTGAACCTATTTATAGCTTACTAGTTCTATATGATTGGGGCCCCTTCGGTCtaatttggagaaaaaaaaatcttttgcatGCAAGGAGTCGTCTGGAAATAATTTCTCATTGCTGATAGGTTGCTTGGCTACACCATCCCCACTTGCGCATGGATTGGCTTAgtgctcttccccccactctGGTTTCTCATTGGCTTTTGGTAATGATAGTTCCCTGCCATCATTTGCCCATGCTGTTTTCAATAAATATTGTATGTTGTCTTTGGCTTTGGTGCTGAGCATGTGAATCGGCGGGCTGAGCGGAGGAAGGTATCCTGGAGGAGCACACCAGATGATGGAATTTCTCCCAGAGACCACAACTGCGCGTCCACAACTGTCTCCCTCCGAAATTAGATAAGAGAGAAGCGCCAGGAGGTTACAGCCGGGAAGATGTTCTGCGCCAAGCTGAAAGAGCTGAAGATATCCGGAGAGTGTCCGTTCTCCGCCAGCGCCAAAAATAATGAGCTCGGAGACTTTGAGGAGCGCTCAACTGACACGGCAGATTTATTGCCTATTTCTAAGGACGTGCATGGAAAAACAGGTGAGGGTCTACCTCGAAAGAAGACAAGCAGAACCAAAGTTAACCTGCATACACTTGGGGATAGCATCCGAAAATTGGCGTGTCCAGAGGTGAGttataaatgcatttattattcatctcATGCGTCTATTGCAGTGTGTAATGTTTTACTTAGATTTGTGAAAAATCTATCACTGGATTTGtcgcatctttttttttttttttttttttttttttttgctttaacgCACAGACACAATGCCTGTGTATCCACTTCAGACAATTAAATAGATAAACCTGCTTTCTATGAACATTAAAGCCTCTGTAATTCAGGTTTAAGCCTTGCCAGACGCTGACCTTTAACTTTGTGATACAGTTTCAAAGGCTGCACGCTGCCCTCCAACGAATGACGACACTATCAGATCACGGCAGGGACTCTGAAAGGtaacttctgtttttaatttcagctgCCAAACAAACACATCAATAAAAACGCTACTCATCCAAGACACTCAGCCGCAGTTACCGCTGCTACTGTAAATTATAGGTCTATCCCACGGCTTCCACCGCAGCATGTATTcctcatattaaaaataatgaggGTAAGATGCGTGATTCCTTACAAAATACCTTCTGGCACTCTCACTACTAGACAGATATAAGGAGCTGTTATAGAGACTCTGGCTGCTATGGATAcctggagaaaaagagaaaacagttgCAAATGAAGGACACATTAGACTGCTATAGAAAATGTTACATGCACAGTGACACTAATGCATACTTTTCTCAACAGGGTCACAGTCTGTTGTGGAGCTAAAAACGATTAGTGCATTAACCAATTagttgaaaataaaattttggtgatgttttcagtcatttttcaaGCATGCGTGCCAGTTGTTACCTTGCTGCAGCCTCTTGAATGTAAGATTTTGCAGCCTTTTTGGCCACACATGATATAAATGGATATGTAGAAATATAATTATGGAAACCATTTCTCTGGGTCTGTAGAGTAATGTCACCTTCAGCTCTACGAAGTTATAGCAGACATTTTCCATTTTGTCTCCAATGTTACAGACAGATGAGGAGGTATTTGGCAGGTAAATCAATAGTTTAAATGATCCTAAATGATCTGATAATTCCAGCCCAAGTCTGATGTAGCTCAGTGACTATCCACAGAAAGTGTGtttgcgtatgtgtgtgtgtgtgtgtgtctgactttGATATTTGTTGACTTTCCAGTCTAGCAGTTTCCTGTACACACTATCAGAGTTGCAGCAATGAACCAGAGCATTTAGTAGAGATGATGAACGTTCACTCAGTCAAAACAGGTAAAGACAAATCTGAAATTCACTGGgcaaaatatataaatggtTTTTAAAGCACTGGTTGTGAATCAAATTCCTATTCTCTTCACATATCTGACAGGAATCCCAATGGAAGCTTTAAAAATTGCTCTCGGTGAGGCGATCTTTAATATGTGTTATGAGGAGGACAGACACATTTTGACGGTGGTGGGGGGAGCGCTTCACGACTTCCTCAACAGCTTCAATGTCTTGTTGAAACAGAGCAGCATGCTGCCCGACCCGGATAGAGAAGATTGTGTAAACGAACCTTCAGTGCTCTGCTTAGACAAGGATCCGGGTCTGCTTACTGTCTATTTCTTCAACCCTTGCACGACCACTGAGCTCTTTTTCCCTGGAGTCATTAAAGCTGCAGCCCGCCTGCTCTACAGCACCACTGTGGATGTGCTGATGGACCCCCAACATGGCAGAGACAGCATCTTGCAGTCTAGCCCGCAATCCAGTCTCCTGTACACGGTTGTTGTTAAAGATACTAAAAATCTGAGTCCCAGTCCGCTGCGGGCTGCCTCAGCTGGGACCCTTCCTACCTCTCTGTTCTCCACTATCTTCCCTTTCCATCTGATACTTGATCAGGATCTGGTTCTGGTGCAAGTAGGACATGGGCTCAGGAAGAGACTGATCAGGAAGGATGGACTGAGACGGTCTAGTACCTTCCAAGACCACTTCTCTATTGTGTCTCCCCAGATCAAATGTACCTTTCAGGGTATCCTTACCATGCTAAATGCACAGTTTATCATTCGGATTAAGCATGGAGTCTCCGCCACAGATAACACAGGAAAGGTATGTTAATACATCTGTGAGATTGCTtgaaaaatgacatcagtgaCTAGAGAGGCTGAAAGGGTTTTTCCCATCATCATCTTTATATTTCAGGGGCTTTGATAAGAGAGGAAAGAGTGGGCTGTTTATAAGCATTGCAGCTTATTAATGGTGTACTTGAGTACAGTTGGCCTGAGGTAGATATCAACATTTTACCCCCAGTGGAGATCAGAAGCAAATGTCAAATCATTTTATCCATCAAAGGCACCGCCATGCTCATGCTATTTTTGTAAGGGTGCACAGTCGTTTGTGGCAATGACAGGTATTGGCGAGTAAGTGTGACATGATATAATGACACTCACTCAAAGATGCTTCTACTTAATATTTGGCACTTGTCTTCCAGTGGTGGATTTGCTGAGTCCAGTTAAAACAGGTAGAAATCAGTGAGTGGGTGAGCCAGCAAGTGTCACAACCTCTTCCATCTTGGGTCAATGATGTGTTACTTGTCCACTGCATGACTCAAATACCAGTAGAGATGACACATTAACGTAACATGAGTTATctgacacatttcaaaaggcccCCTCCTATACCTCTACATGTACAGCTCCGCAAATCACCATTGATTAACAAAGAATAAGCTGTCATTTAGACGAAAAgagttttttattttcagacacaATGAAATGAACGGAAAAATTGTTGAAAAGATGATGTTAGATTGTTTTTTCTaaagataaacaaacaaaaacccacacaaGTAATACTAATAGCACATTTTTAACTCTTGAAATCTTGATAGTAAGGCATGTTGACAAATTGACCCCATTGCATTCCCTACATAAATAAACCTTTCATCTTTAAAGTTGTGGCTGATTGCAGCCgtcattttatttcactgtaatATTTACAGCTCTTGAGAAAATTAATGGATGTATGCATTTGAAAAACAGAGCTTCTGtggataaaaacaacaaagtatACATatctttttcctcattttggCGGTAGGAAATCtgtacataaagaaaaaaatggtatCCAGCAGTATGGATGCACAAAATTTTTGAGGCTACAAGAGCTGAAAGGATCTCATAGCCTTAATAATAATTTCTTGAAAAAATTGATTCtcatccttctttttcttcctttcagcACATGGACCTTAAAGGTCAGATGATTTACGTTTCAGAGTCAAACGCCATCTTGTTCTTGGGCTCACCATGCGTGGACAAGCTGGAGGAGCTGACAGGGCGCGGCCTCTATCTGTCAGACATCCCTATTCACAATGCTCTCCGTGACGTAGTCCTGGTTGGCGAACAGACCAAAGCTCAGGACGGTTTGAAGAAGCGGTTGGGGAAGGCCAAGGCAGCCTTGGAGCATGCACATCAAGCtctggaggaggaaaaaaagaagacagtggATCTCCTTTTTTCGATCTTCCCTGGCACTGTGgcacagcagctgtggcagGGAGAAACGGTCCAAGCCAAGAAGTTTGACCAAGTTACAATGCTCTTCTCTGACATTGTGGGCTTCACAGCTGTTTGCTCACTCTGTACACCAATGCAAGTGATCACCATGCTCAATGAGCTGTACACCAGGTTTGACCACCAATGTGGAGAGCTTGATGTGTATAAGGTAGGTTAATGTAAGGGTCTACTGCCGAGCTGAGCAGATTTTGCAgtgaacattttaacatgtcTTTATGTCCGGATTAAGAATTAACTCCAAATAAGTAGCTACACTGTAACTAAATtgtagaaaaaaacattttggtgtCAGTGTTGGATCATTGTcaaacatttatatttgttaTGGAAAAGTGAGTGACATGGTACAACATTAAGCAacatttttaggattttttttttctatgtaaaAAGGGATTTCTTTTTTATGAACAGTCATGATGaaatttgtgattttatttagaattttttcagtttattagATTTTATATAAGGTGATATTTCTAGGTAATCTAAGTGTGTAAGTTTGCACTGGATAATACTCAGTCTCTCTcttaactgaactgaactgaaccacCCGCTTCAAAtattatcagtccattaaatgcactgaactcaactcaactcaactcaacttaaCTTATTTATATCTTTTATAAGACGCCTAAAATACAATACTAGTCGAAGgtttgagtgtgtccaaacttttgactggtactgtataactGAACCAACACATCTAAAATCCTCTTCATATCATTACATCCTTTAAACTCCCAGTGAAATTACTGTCGACAtaacctcagtgacctcagtcACTATACAACCGTGCCTATAGCTTACTAAAAGCACCTAAATCAGCCACTGAATGAATAATTACGATGTAAGTGTGCACTGAACTAATATACACATACTATACACACAAGACTCTAAAACAAAGAACTGCCCTTGTAGCTCATTTGGTAGAATAAGTGCCTGCTGAAGCTCTTACTGCAACGTCCCAGGtaaccaaaataaatattaaaaaagattTATGTACATTcacctccaaaagtattggaacagtgaggccagtccctttatttttgctgtagactgaaaacatttgggtttgacatcaaaAAATCAATGTGACACAAAAGATCGACATCTCAGCTtctatttccaggtatttacatctggatctgacacacagttcagaagatagcaccttttgtctgaagccaacaagtttttcttgtgagcaaaagtactggaacatgtgactgacaggtgtgttttgttgcccaagTGTGTCCTGTTACACTGATTATTCAAATAATAAATAGCACTGAATGTCTAcgttcagtttcagatttgggttttgccttTGCAGACTGCATTTATGCtatagagcattttacctgctaaagaggagactgaagggagcaaccccccaaaaaaaacaacaactgaaagaggctgaaagaggcatcacaaaagaagaatgctTTCACAACTTTTTGAACAAAGTAATACCATTTTGTGTACAAAGGATTGTAGCTCAACCAGCTACCCAAGTGTCTTACATAGGCTGCTAATCTGCAGGGAGGCTGGataatgtaatcaaactgtcgTGGAAGCATAACAGAGAGAGAAGCACGTTTGACAAATATCTCGTAAAACGCTAGGAAGTCAGAGGTTCCTTGAGGACCCTGTTTCCACTCCACATGTGTGAGCCTAAAAATAGTTTCACTTTGTTCCAACCACATAGCAGCTGAGTGTTCTCCAGTTCAGAGtaacacagaaaagaagaagaaggaaaaaagctgGAATTTTTATTATGATCAATTACTACAGTATTACAGTTTTATTACTCCTCATTTTCTGCTACCTGATGAAGGCAGATTGTTACAGACACATTGATGAATGTCCACTTTACATTAATCATTCTATTTAAAGTTCAGTGTCTAAtgtcaaaatatatattttaacagtTAAATTTCATAGTTTCAGGTTACAAAAATTCAGACCATGTTTTGATATGGTCGCGCCAGCCACAGTGTCACTGACTCACTGACTGAACTTCAAGaatatccacccatccatccatccatatggATCGTGGGGGcggcagcctaaacagagaaatccagacctccctctccccagccacctcctccagcttatctggggaaacaccaaggtgttcccaggccagctgagagatataatctctccagaaaGTCCAGGGTTTGGACATTCCTGGTAGGACATTCCCAGAACACCTCTCCCAGGAGGTgcacaggaggcatcctagtcagatgcccaaaccacctcatctggctcctgttgactctgagcccctcttgaatgGCTGCattcttcaccctatctctaagggtgaggccagccacccttcagaggaagctcatttgtatctgtgatcttgttcttttagTCGCTTCTGAAAGTTTGTGAACATAGATGAGGGCAGGAACTTAGATTGACCATTAAATCGACAGTTTCACTTTTATGCTCAACTCTCTCTTCACCAAGGCAGACctgtgcagcatctgcatcactgctgctgcagccccaatccatttGTCAATCTCCCGCTACCCTCTTCCCTCACTCGTAAACAACACCCCAAAAcacttaaacttctccacatgcggtagcaactcgtccctgacctGGGcaatccacccttttctggaGGTGTTAATTTTCATACTCACTGCTTTACATTtggctgtgaaccattccagtGCGAGCttgaggccaccacctgatgaagccaacaggaccacataatccacaaaaagcagagatgagattctgaccccaccaaggcagaagccttacACCACTTGGAAATTTTTTCCATAAAAGTTTTGAACAGAATCGATGACAAAGGGCAGTTCTGGCAGAGTCTGCCACACACCAGAATTTATTGCTGGCAATGTGGACCAATCTCTCGCTGCAGCTGTATACGGACTGAATGGCTCCCGTAGCACCACCCACAGGATACCACTTATATCGCTTTTTTATATCAGATAAATATATCTCACATGGGAAGGCTTACTAATCCAATAGAAATTAAAAAGAAGGTGGGACTGGGGGTAAAATAGTAGTACTTCTGGCATAAGTACTTCTCAGTACTTGAGTCAGACCACATACATCTTTGAAGTCAACCTTCATTGTTTATACTATAGTTGTAtgcacacgcgcacgcacgcgcgcgcgcgcgcgcgcgcacacacacacacacacacacaaacacacacatacacacacatgcaggtagTTCGTGCCATAGTAGGTGACTCCTGGTCAACATTCGCGATAATAATGCACCGATGTTGTGGCTGATAGATCAAACATGATATGCATCTTTAGATGCAATATTGAAACTCTTGACTTTGAGTGGGAGACACAAGAAGCTCCTGAAACACTgtatgctgttttatttgtctttgtaaaaattattttgacaaTCTTCCACCATGTTCAGGTGGAGACCATTGGTGATGCATACTGTGTAGCTGGTGGCTTACACAGGGAGAGTGACACTCATGCTGTCCAAATTGCACTCATGGCTTTAAAGATGATGGAGCTTTCAGATGAAGTTATGACGCCAACTGGAGAACCAATACAGGTGAGGGGAAGCACTAATTACTGTGCAACTCTTTATTCAATCAGGTTATGTAACTACCAACagagtgtttttatttgaagagttttcaGAACAAGAAAGAGTGAACTATGACTACATTGTTGCTGTTACAAAGTGATGTTGATTATAATTTGAATATAAACCAGATGATCATTTGCTGAAAGCATTTTTTCATTAAGTAATGCTTTAATGGCTTCATGCATTTTAAGCTGTTGTCACTTTTACTGGTGACTGTCCAGTTATTGTCCTTATCCCCATAGAACTTGGCATAATTAACCAACAATGACATTAACAGTCACTACTGTAACTGTATCAGTGAGTCagacaagtttgttttttcttcagcgTGTTTCTGTCAAATCAAGAAACAGAAATCTCAAACGAAAAGTATCAGATCTTTAATTATTTAgaatctgagttttttttttattgcaccaCAGTAAGAGCTACATTGTTGCAACATCACAAATAAAGTaagtaaacaaaacatttacaatTAACACAGAGTACAAATCATAATGTTTCACTAATACATGACTCACAGTAATTTAATGCATCAATTAAGACTGTGTCTCTTGACTTCCTGTTGCTCTCCATTAACACGCAATGTGGAAATATTAATTCACACTAAATATATCATCTGTTAAGGAATGCCAATTCACATACTTTACAGAAGGAGTTTATATATCAAGTTAGCTTGATTTCTGTAATGGAAAAGTGTATTTATGCATTTAGCCTGTCTGTGCTACAAAGCATGAAGAAAATAGGTAACTCACATGTATTTCTAAATAGTGtgtaaatgtattattattgaaatatttttagattttttgagAACAGGTGCTGCTCTACTACAAACAATTGTAGTGCCtgaaaaatattgtgaaaagtaTGAAATCTAGCTGATTTGTTTGCAAATTAAATCATGAAAAAAGTAACTGTGGATTATTAATCCTTAATAGATTAGGCCCACTAGCCTTGAACTAATACCCTAAATAGATAGTAGCTTGATCAAATGAcataatttgtgttttaaataagtTAAACATCACTGAATTTATACCCTTTATAAGGTTTTACAAATTGTGCATTACAGGACAGTGTTTACTACGCAGCAAGTAAATAAATCCTATTTGAATATATTTGGCCCAACAGGTATTAGACTCAGCCAAACCAATCATGTAAAGTCATGTCATTAATTTCCACAAATGCCAGAAATGCTGTTCAGGATGTTTTTGCTTCAGTGGTTACAGGGAACTTTTTGCATGTCTctaaaaataccaaaaacattattttgtggTGACTGTGTTTGCTAGGAACTGAAAACTATAACACATACAATTGTAAGAaaattttgcttttcttcaaaTTTCGTCAGATATGTTGTACCATCAGAGAGGAATTTGATTTATCCCTGATTTTTTCttgactttaatctcagaattcttactttttcttaattttgtcatagttttggGGAAACAAAAGGTCATAATtctgaaattaaaatcagtattttgatattaaagtcagaattctgaaaaaaaaaggaaaaaaaaaagaaaaaaggggcatggagacacccccccccccccccccccccccccccccaaaaaaaccccccccaaaaaaaaaaaccaaaaaaacaatttgGTATATTTGTTCAGGTGTTACTTCCCCACCTCGCATGATGACGAGCATAGCATCATGAAAACAAAGGCAGGAGTGTTGATCAGGTAAGTCCTCATGCACAAAACAGCACAAGCAGAAACTaagtaaaacattaaattttctTTCTAGATGCGCATTGGCCTCCACACTGGCTCAGTACTCGCCGGTGTAGTTGGGGTTAAGATGCCACGCTACTGCCTTTTTGGGAACAATGTCACATTGGCCAACAAGTTTGAGTCATGCAGCCAACCTAGAAAAATCAACATCAGCCCAACAACCCACAGGTGAGGTAACTCTGCAAGGAACAAGCAATGTAGCCCATAGTAATTTGTCGCTACTGTCTCAAAACATATTATCTGACCAAAAAAACTCCAGAACAACTGTCAGCCACTCTGAATAATGTatgttaaagtgtttttttgtcaAGGGTTTGCAAGTTATAAATGCCAAAGTCCACACCAAATGGAGCCATTATCTCCTATACACAatgtaatgtcttgtttatagTCACATAAGCATTTCTGCTGTGACTTATCTGTATTACTAGGTAACATGTGATAATTCCCTCC containing:
- the LOC115780295 gene encoding guanylate cyclase soluble subunit alpha-1-like, with the protein product MFCAKLKELKISGECPFSASAKNNELGDFEERSTDTADLLPISKDVHGKTGEGLPRKKTSRTKVNLHTLGDSIRKLACPEFQRLHAALQRMTTLSDHGRDSESLAVSCTHYQSCSNEPEHLVEMMNVHSVKTGIPMEALKIALGEAIFNMCYEEDRHILTVVGGALHDFLNSFNVLLKQSSMLPDPDREDCVNEPSVLCLDKDPGLLTVYFFNPCTTTELFFPGVIKAAARLLYSTTVDVLMDPQHGRDSILQSSPQSSLLYTVVVKDTKNLSPSPLRAASAGTLPTSLFSTIFPFHLILDQDLVLVQVGHGLRKRLIRKDGLRRSSTFQDHFSIVSPQIKCTFQGILTMLNAQFIIRIKHGVSATDNTGKHMDLKGQMIYVSESNAILFLGSPCVDKLEELTGRGLYLSDIPIHNALRDVVLVGEQTKAQDGLKKRLGKAKAALEHAHQALEEEKKKTVDLLFSIFPGTVAQQLWQGETVQAKKFDQVTMLFSDIVGFTAVCSLCTPMQVITMLNELYTRFDHQCGELDVYKVETIGDAYCVAGGLHRESDTHAVQIALMALKMMELSDEVMTPTGEPIQMRIGLHTGSVLAGVVGVKMPRYCLFGNNVTLANKFESCSQPRKINISPTTHRLLKDRPEFAFVPRSRQELPANFPEDIPGVCYFLEAPIKTSKLNMK